DNA sequence from the Deinococcus depolymerans genome:
GCTCTGGAGTCTGCTGTCGGCCCCCATTCCGCCGCTGGCGCCGCTGGTGGCTGCCGTGGCGGCGCGGACGCTGCTACTGATTCCCATGAACACCTACCCCGCCGCGCGTGCCGAGAGCCTGGGCGCCCGCTCGCGCGAGGGTCGCCTCTGGGCCGCGCTGCTGCTCGCCGCGCCCACCCTGCTGATCCCCGGCGCGTGGGCGGCGTGGCTCTCGGCCCTGGTGGGCGCGCTGCTGGTGGCGGCATTCGCGGCGCGGCGGCTGGGCGGCGGCCTGAACGGCGACACGTACGGCATGATCGTGGTCACGGCGGAACTGCTCGCGCTGACCGCGTTCGCCTGGGGTCGCTGAGCATGCCCGGGGGCCTGACGCTGCATCTGGTGCGTCACGCGCCCACCCTCCCGAACGCGCAGCGCCGTTACCCGCACCCGCACGAGGACGCGCCCCTCACGCCCGCCGGGGCAGAACTGGCCCGCCGCCTCGACCTGCCCCGGGGCGCGCTGGCGTTCACGTCCCCGCTGGGCCGCGCCCGGCAGACCGCGCGGCTGGCCGGCTTCCCGCACGCCCTGCCCCAACCCGCGCTGGCAGAGGCGAGTTTCGGCGTGATGGCCGGGCACACCTGGACCGAACTGGAAGCCGCGCACGGCGACGCGCCCCGCACCTGGATCGACGCGCTGGGCGACCCCCACAGCCCCCACGGTCCCCCCGGCGGCGACACCGGCCAGGGCTTTCACGCCCGCGTGCAGGCGTGGCTGGACACCCTGCCCGCCGGCGAGGCGGTGGCCTTCACGCACGCCGGGCCGCTGCTGGCCGCGCTGCGCCTCACCGTGGGCCTCGCGGCGGTCGCCACGCCGCCCGGCACGGTCGCCACGCTGCGCCGCGAAGGGGGGCACTGGTGGCTGACCGCGCTGCGCCCGCCTCCCTGAACGGGCAGAATGCCCGCTGATGCATCCTGACCTGACGGCCCTCCTGAACGCCATCCAGCCTGCCGACGCGGGGGTGATGACGCGGGCGCGGGCGCGGCAGGCGCAACTGACCAAACCCGCCGGGGCGCTGGGTGATCTGGAAGACCTCGCCGTGCGGTTGGCGGGCGTGCTGGGCAGCGAGCGCCCCGACCCGCGCGGCGTGGCAGTCATCGTCGCGGCCGGGGATCACGGCGTGGCCCGCGCGGGCGTCAGCGCCTACCCGCCCGAGGTGACCCCGGCGATGGTCGCGAACTTCCTGGCGGACACGCCCGCCGGGCCGGGCGGCGCGGCCGTGAACGCCCTGGCGCGGGCAGTGGGCGCGCGGGTGTACGTGATGGACGCCGGAGTGAACGCCGAGTTGCCGGAGCACCCGGCGCTGGTCCGCGCGGCCCTGCGGTGCGGCACGCATGACCTGAGCGTGCAGGCGGCCATGACACCGCAGGAGGCGCAGGCGCTGATCCTGGCAGGCGCGGCCCTGGCCCGCCGGGCCATCGAGGACGGCGCGGACATCCTGATTCCCGGCGAGATGGGCATCGGGAACACCACCCCGGCCGCCGCCATCACCGCCCGCCTCCTGAACCTGGACGCCGCGCAGGTCACGGGGCGCGGCACCGGCGTGGACGACGCGCGGCTGGCCCACAAGGTCGCCGTGATCCGCACGGCGCTGGACCGCACGCCCACCACCGACCCACTGGAGGTGCTCGCCCAGTTCGGCGGCTTCGAGATCGCGGCCATGCTGGGGGTCATGCTCCAGGCGGCAGCCTCACACCGGGCAGTGATCCTCGACGGTTTCGTGGAAGGCAGCGCCGCCCTGATCGGCGCCGCCCTCGCCCCGCACCTGCGCGACCACCTGTTCCCCGCCGGACAGTGCGCCGAGATCGGACACGCGGCGCAACTCGCGCACCTGGGCCTGAAGCCCATGTTCCACCTGAACCTCCGCCTGGGCGAGGGCACCGGCGGCGTGCTGGCCGCGCCGATGCT
Encoded proteins:
- a CDS encoding histidine phosphatase family protein, with protein sequence MPGGLTLHLVRHAPTLPNAQRRYPHPHEDAPLTPAGAELARRLDLPRGALAFTSPLGRARQTARLAGFPHALPQPALAEASFGVMAGHTWTELEAAHGDAPRTWIDALGDPHSPHGPPGGDTGQGFHARVQAWLDTLPAGEAVAFTHAGPLLAALRLTVGLAAVATPPGTVATLRREGGHWWLTALRPPP
- the cobT gene encoding nicotinate-nucleotide--dimethylbenzimidazole phosphoribosyltransferase, which gives rise to MHPDLTALLNAIQPADAGVMTRARARQAQLTKPAGALGDLEDLAVRLAGVLGSERPDPRGVAVIVAAGDHGVARAGVSAYPPEVTPAMVANFLADTPAGPGGAAVNALARAVGARVYVMDAGVNAELPEHPALVRAALRCGTHDLSVQAAMTPQEAQALILAGAALARRAIEDGADILIPGEMGIGNTTPAAAITARLLNLDAAQVTGRGTGVDDARLAHKVAVIRTALDRTPTTDPLEVLAQFGGFEIAAMLGVMLQAAASHRAVILDGFVEGSAALIGAALAPHLRDHLFPAGQCAEIGHAAQLAHLGLKPMFHLNLRLGEGTGGVLAAPMLLGAAATLREMRTFAEAGVPGA